One Odocoileus virginianus isolate 20LAN1187 ecotype Illinois chromosome 6, Ovbor_1.2, whole genome shotgun sequence DNA segment encodes these proteins:
- the SNAPC5 gene encoding snRNA-activating protein complex subunit 5 isoform X3, producing the protein MLTRLQELRKEEETLLRLKAALHDQLNRLKMLVLVDNEASINQTALELSTRSHVPEEEEEEEEEEEEEEESDS; encoded by the exons ATGTTGACCCGGCTGCAGGAGCTGCGCAAGGAGGAGGAGACGCTGCTCCGCTTGAAAGCGGCTCTGCACGACCAGCTGAACCGGCTCAAG ATGCTGGTGCTTGTAGACAATGAAGCATCAATCAACCAAACGGCACTGGAGTTGAGCACAAGGAGCCATGTgccagaagaggaggaggaggaggaggaggaggaggaggaggaggaggagtcagaCTCCTGA
- the SNAPC5 gene encoding snRNA-activating protein complex subunit 5 isoform X2, translated as MLTRLQELRKEEETLLRLKAALHDQLNRLKVEELALQSMISSRRGEMLPSQPVPEPSHDMLVLVDNEASINQTALELSTRSHVPEEEEEEEEEEEEEEESDS; from the exons ATGTTGACCCGGCTGCAGGAGCTGCGCAAGGAGGAGGAGACGCTGCTCCGCTTGAAAGCGGCTCTGCACGACCAGCTGAACCGGCTCAAG GTTGAAGAGCTGGCCCTTCAGTCGATGATTAGTTCTAGAAGAGGTGAGATGCTGCCTTCTCAGCCTGTACCAGAACCATCACATGAT ATGCTGGTGCTTGTAGACAATGAAGCATCAATCAACCAAACGGCACTGGAGTTGAGCACAAGGAGCCATGTgccagaagaggaggaggaggaggaggaggaggaggaggaggaggaggagtcagaCTCCTGA
- the SNAPC5 gene encoding snRNA-activating protein complex subunit 5 isoform X1, which produces MLTRLQELRKEEETLLRLKAALHDQLNRLKVEELALQSMISSRRGEMLPSQPVPEPSHDQMLVLVDNEASINQTALELSTRSHVPEEEEEEEEEEEEEEESDS; this is translated from the exons ATGTTGACCCGGCTGCAGGAGCTGCGCAAGGAGGAGGAGACGCTGCTCCGCTTGAAAGCGGCTCTGCACGACCAGCTGAACCGGCTCAAG GTTGAAGAGCTGGCCCTTCAGTCGATGATTAGTTCTAGAAGAGGTGAGATGCTGCCTTCTCAGCCTGTACCAGAACCATCACATGAT CAGATGCTGGTGCTTGTAGACAATGAAGCATCAATCAACCAAACGGCACTGGAGTTGAGCACAAGGAGCCATGTgccagaagaggaggaggaggaggaggaggaggaggaggaggaggaggagtcagaCTCCTGA